AGACATTCGGTTCAGAAACCAGAGTCAACAGGTGTGCTCCTGCTGGGTGGGAGGTGCCAGGTGTATGTCGGGTGGGAGGTGCCAGGTGTATGTCGGGTGGTAGGTGCAGGTGTACGTTCgccgcacatgcacacaggtacGGCGCTGGGTGAGAAGGTACAGGCAGGTGCGCGCATAACCCACCAGGTGACGGATGCCGTTGCAGGTGTGGAACATCACAGGGAACGCCAGGATAAACTTGGCGCCGGTGATGAGGGCAGGGCCCAGAGACAGGGAATGGATCAGCTCCAGGTGAGAGGTGTAGTCTCCCGGCAACACCAACGCAGCAAGAGCGAACAGAGAaatacctgagagagagaagggacagAGGGGGATGCAGTCAAATGCAAtggtatgtaatgtttttgtacAGGTGTCCAGTAATGCTCtatgtgtgatgtgtttacGGGAATGCAGTACTGGTCTGTAATATGTTTAATGTGCCCAAGTGTGCAGTGatggtctgtactgtgtgtaatgtgcCCAAGTGTGCAGTGatggtctgtactgtgtgtaacGTGCCCAGGTGTGCAGTAATGGTCTGTAATGTGCACAGCTGTGCGGTAACGGCCTGTAAAAAGCTGTCGTACCTCCACTTAGTCCCACACCCGTTCCCCTGTGCGTGATGGAGATCATCATGGGGATGGACCACCTGCAGAAGAAGCAGAGATGTCCTCACAACACTGGTAAAGCAGAACTGAGTGCAGACTTGAGGGGGCCGGCTGCAACAGAGCGCTTCTGGGTCTTTTACATTCTCATTAATCTGAGTAACACGGCTTTAAATTCTTCGCATCCAAAATACCGACAGCGACTGTGGGGAAATTTCTGCCACTGCGAGCCCTGTACTGCTCTTGATGAAAATGCAACTGCAATGGaaatggtacacacacacacacacacacacacacacacatttgcacatagttaacacacacaggtgcaaacagttaacacacacacacacagacagacacaggtgcaaacagtgaacacacacacacacacacacacacacacaggtgagctctgacCTGTAGATTGTAATGTGAGGCGACATCGGTCGGTTCAGTCGAGTATTTTTGGCCCAAAATTTATCCATTTCCTCTTTTGCAGAGGAACCCATGGGAACCGCACTGTGAAACAGAGAAAAGTGAACCTTCAAGACGAATACAAAATTAGCATGCACTTTCAGTGGACGCAGTATAATGTGCATTCAG
This region of Anguilla rostrata isolate EN2019 chromosome 8, ASM1855537v3, whole genome shotgun sequence genomic DNA includes:
- the sdhc gene encoding succinate dehydrogenase cytochrome b560 subunit, mitochondrial, translated to MALLLRTLARRGVCTPCPRFCLYRHAVPMGSSAKEEMDKFWAKNTRLNRPMSPHITIYRWSIPMMISITHRGTGVGLSGGISLFALAALVLPGDYTSHLELIHSLSLGPALITGAKFILAFPVMFHTCNGIRHLVWDIGKGFKIPEVYRSGYTVMGLSLIFSALLAAL